Proteins from a genomic interval of Flammeovirgaceae bacterium SG7u.111:
- the gatC gene encoding Asp-tRNA(Asn)/Glu-tRNA(Gln) amidotransferase subunit GatC gives MKVDNSTLEKIAHLSRLYLDEKEEGKMLESLNEIVEWMDKLREVDTENVEPQTHMTREVNILREDKVIEHLPREQGLVNAPKHDGEYFRVPKVKE, from the coding sequence ATGAAAGTAGATAATAGCACACTTGAGAAAATAGCGCATCTTTCCCGCCTTTATCTTGATGAAAAAGAGGAAGGCAAGATGTTGGAAAGCCTCAACGAGATTGTGGAATGGATGGACAAGCTCCGTGAAGTAGATACCGAAAACGTAGAGCCACAAACTCACATGACCCGTGAGGTGAATATACTACGCGAGGACAAGGTGATTGAACACTTACCAAGGGAACAAGGTTTGGTAAATGCGCCTAAGCACGATGGAGAATATTTTAGAGTACCAAAAGTGAAGGAATAA
- the der gene encoding ribosome biogenesis GTPase Der, whose translation MANIVAIVGRPNVGKSTLFNRLVEERDAIIDNQSGVTRDRHYGQAEWVGKPFTVIDTGGYVTGSEDIFEAAIREQVEIAIREAKVILFVVDCQTGLTGLDKDFSRVLRHTDKPVYVVANKADNTEAMYMASEFYELGYDKIYPVSAMSGSGSGELLDDMSQHIDPPEDDEAPEIPRISVVGRPNVGKSSFVNLLLNQERSIVTNIAGTTRDSVDGHYNAFGKEFILTDTAGIRRKAKVSENIEFYSVLRAIKAIENSDVCIVMIDATRGLEAQDLNIIFQAQKHKKGIIIMMNKWDLIEKENNTAKEVEAEIKGKLAPNDYIPIIFTSVLTKQRVFKAIEKAIDVYENRTKKIATSKLNEAMLAEIERTPPPSVKGKYIKIKYVTQLPTYTPTFAFFCNHPKYVKESYVRFLENRLRKHFNFEGVPINVFLRKK comes from the coding sequence ATGGCAAATATAGTGGCAATAGTAGGAAGGCCTAACGTAGGCAAATCAACCCTTTTCAATAGGTTGGTAGAAGAAAGAGATGCCATCATTGATAACCAAAGTGGCGTTACCCGTGACCGCCATTACGGTCAAGCGGAATGGGTTGGAAAACCCTTCACCGTAATAGATACGGGTGGATATGTGACAGGTAGCGAAGATATATTTGAAGCAGCTATCCGCGAGCAAGTGGAGATTGCCATCCGTGAAGCAAAAGTGATCCTTTTTGTGGTCGATTGCCAAACAGGGCTTACCGGACTTGACAAAGATTTTTCCAGGGTATTGCGCCATACGGACAAACCCGTCTACGTAGTAGCCAATAAAGCTGACAATACCGAAGCTATGTACATGGCCAGCGAATTCTATGAACTTGGCTACGATAAAATATACCCTGTCTCGGCTATGAGCGGCTCTGGAAGCGGTGAGTTGCTCGACGACATGAGCCAACACATAGACCCTCCTGAAGACGACGAAGCTCCCGAAATTCCACGGATTTCTGTAGTTGGCCGCCCTAATGTGGGCAAATCGTCTTTTGTGAACTTATTACTCAACCAAGAGCGTAGCATCGTAACCAATATTGCTGGTACTACACGCGACTCGGTGGATGGGCATTACAATGCTTTCGGTAAAGAATTCATCCTTACTGATACGGCCGGAATCAGGAGAAAGGCAAAAGTTTCGGAGAATATTGAATTTTATTCGGTACTCCGCGCCATCAAAGCCATCGAAAACTCCGATGTATGTATCGTGATGATAGATGCCACCCGTGGCTTAGAAGCACAAGACCTGAACATCATTTTCCAAGCACAAAAGCACAAAAAGGGCATCATCATTATGATGAACAAATGGGATTTGATAGAAAAAGAAAACAACACTGCTAAAGAAGTAGAAGCCGAGATAAAAGGGAAATTGGCTCCGAACGACTATATCCCTATCATTTTCACTTCGGTACTTACCAAACAGCGGGTTTTCAAGGCAATTGAAAAGGCGATAGATGTGTATGAAAATAGGACGAAGAAAATCGCTACATCTAAGCTAAACGAGGCTATGCTTGCCGAAATAGAGCGTACACCCCCTCCTTCTGTAAAGGGTAAGTATATCAAAATCAAGTACGTAACTCAACTACCTACCTATACCCCTACATTTGCCTTTTTCTGCAACCATCCAAAATATGTGAAAGAGTCATACGTTCGCTTCTTAGAAAACAGACTACGCAAACACTTTAACTTCGAAGGAGTACCTATCAACGTTTTTCTAAGAAAAAAGTAA
- a CDS encoding adenosylcobinamide-GDP ribazoletransferase, with translation MKKEFHIFFTSLMFYTRIPVPSSWAGNDPSLLNAATRYFPLIGWIVGGVSAGVFYAFQLVLPLSVSILLSMIVSVLVTGAFHEDGFADVCDGFGGGWEKERILTIMKDSRIGAYGMIGTTLLLLLKYTVLVEIGDVSPGKLVLVLLLAHPISRLLAASFIFTHSYVREDELSKAKPIAKKLSWKNLLIALIFGLSPLLLFGDVLFALVLVPLLLMKGYLGWYFTKWIGGYTGDCLGATQQVSEVVCYLFCLAITVVK, from the coding sequence ATGAAGAAAGAATTTCATATTTTTTTTACTTCCCTCATGTTTTACACCCGCATTCCCGTGCCGTCTTCTTGGGCAGGGAACGATCCTAGTTTGCTCAATGCGGCTACTCGGTATTTTCCACTCATTGGATGGATAGTAGGAGGGGTTTCGGCAGGAGTTTTTTACGCTTTCCAGCTTGTCTTGCCCCTCAGCGTGAGCATTTTGCTTTCCATGATTGTCTCAGTTTTGGTCACGGGTGCTTTCCACGAAGATGGCTTTGCCGATGTGTGTGATGGTTTTGGGGGAGGTTGGGAAAAAGAGCGGATACTTACCATTATGAAAGATAGTAGGATAGGTGCATACGGTATGATTGGGACGACACTCCTGCTTTTGCTTAAGTATACTGTCCTAGTCGAAATAGGCGATGTTTCTCCAGGAAAATTGGTGTTGGTTTTATTGCTAGCTCATCCGATAAGTCGTTTATTAGCAGCTTCTTTCATCTTTACTCATAGCTATGTACGGGAAGATGAATTGAGCAAAGCAAAGCCCATCGCCAAAAAACTCAGTTGGAAAAACCTCCTAATTGCATTGATTTTTGGCTTGAGTCCACTGTTGCTCTTTGGCGACGTTTTGTTTGCTTTGGTACTGGTACCACTGTTGCTGATGAAAGGCTACTTAGGTTGGTATTTCACGAAATGGATTGGCGGCTACACTGGCGATTGCCTAGGAGCTACACAACAAGTTTCGGAAGTAGTTTGTTATTTGTTTTGTTTGGCGATAACGGTCGTGAAGTAG
- a CDS encoding YpdA family putative bacillithiol disulfide reductase, translating into MSSEKEKIDVLIVGGGPIGIACGIAAKKVGLSHLILEKGCLVNSIYNYPANMTFFSTSERLEIGKVPFISHRDKPTRSEALEYFRRVQNSWELNIHFYEQVTGIEKTSGGFFQVSSSKNKTYIANKVIIATGFYDLPNKMNVPGEDLPKVHHYYDEPHPFIGQKVLVVGAANSAIDAALETWRKGAEVSLLVRGSEISSRVKYWIKPDIDNRIAEGSIPAYFESELVEIREHEVDLKTPEGMVTLENDFVIAMTGYRPDFSFLEKAGIRLGDDEYQTPVHNPETYETNVEGLFLAGVVCGGLKTSTWFIENSREHADIIIGQIAEEVK; encoded by the coding sequence ATGAGTTCAGAGAAAGAAAAAATAGATGTATTGATAGTAGGAGGCGGACCTATCGGGATTGCCTGTGGAATAGCCGCCAAAAAAGTGGGCTTGAGCCATTTGATTTTAGAGAAAGGCTGCTTGGTAAACTCCATTTATAACTACCCCGCCAACATGACTTTTTTCTCTACTTCCGAGCGCTTGGAAATAGGAAAAGTCCCTTTCATTTCCCACCGAGACAAACCTACCCGCAGCGAGGCTTTGGAATATTTCCGCAGGGTGCAAAACAGCTGGGAGTTGAACATCCACTTCTACGAACAAGTAACAGGAATTGAAAAAACTAGCGGTGGCTTTTTCCAAGTAAGTTCTTCAAAAAACAAAACGTACATAGCCAATAAGGTAATTATAGCCACGGGTTTTTACGATTTGCCCAACAAGATGAACGTACCAGGGGAAGACCTACCAAAGGTACACCACTATTACGATGAACCGCATCCGTTTATAGGACAAAAGGTGTTGGTGGTAGGTGCGGCAAACTCGGCCATTGATGCTGCTTTGGAAACTTGGCGCAAGGGCGCAGAGGTATCGCTACTGGTGAGGGGTTCGGAAATTAGCTCACGGGTGAAATACTGGATAAAACCCGATATAGACAACCGAATAGCAGAAGGTTCTATCCCTGCCTATTTCGAATCCGAATTGGTGGAAATTCGGGAACATGAAGTGGATTTAAAAACTCCTGAAGGAATGGTGACGTTGGAAAATGATTTTGTGATAGCGATGACGGGCTACCGGCCAGATTTCAGCTTTTTGGAAAAAGCAGGCATCCGCCTTGGCGACGATGAGTACCAAACCCCAGTGCACAACCCTGAAACCTATGAAACCAATGTAGAAGGGCTATTTCTTGCCGGTGTGGTATGCGGTGGGTTAAAAACCAGTACTTGGTTTATTGAAAATTCGAGGGAACACGCCGATATTATTATTGGGCAAATAGCTGAAGAGGTAAAATAA
- a CDS encoding TonB-dependent receptor, whose amino-acid sequence MKKILILIVSFLVSLTIYAQSDVRGKLINTSENQPIEYASVAIYTAADSALIGGAVTDLDGAFEIKKVKPGNYYIKASFLGYDTKVVGDVIVERNKDLDLGAVSLSANQKMLDEIEVTGERMTAVHKIDRQVYEAEKFQSATGGTATDVIRNMPSVSVNANGDISVRGSTGFVVLINGKPVQTEPSVILNQLPANAVQNVEIITAPSAKYDPEGKAGIINIITKKGATDGLFVQVSGKLGLPSVEDYDNSESAKRYGGDITLNYRKDKWDISAGLAYLRNDISGRREGDVYTIKGDTMTRFPSDGERSFDEVNYSGRFSVGYTPNENNTFDLGFYAGKRSKDRRADILYYDNHAELISSGERLYTYQYYNENLRIRRGDFVLGSFDYGHTFENKSKLKASFLYEYTMLGGPTTNLNLGWLDTDEVMQDEYNTNDNPLNGMRLQLDYTTKEYAIGTFDLGYQYRSLDHTGDFVYQRKNLETGEYELIPEFSSQVDLKRDIHSAYAILSGEKGKVSYDIGLRMEVMDRVFDLQDRAGTIDTTYNYDFVQFYPSANLLYNVNDELDLKAGYSRRVQRTTTFKMNPFPEREHSETLEQGDPTLLPEFIDLVELGLVKGFGEDNSVFVTGYFRNVQNLVNRVNTVYNDTILNRIYSNVGTGKSYGVEFGTEIKPTEWWNVYFGANYYNLSIEGEFDNRPISTSSWVYNINANTGIDFSETFDMQFSVNYISDRVTAQGEDSKFLSPNLTLRKTFLDDRLTATFQWLNMDMGLLKSNEQRITTSVDNQFYTTTNYVYEVDVLMLNLTYTINKTKNKAKFIKSEFGASEF is encoded by the coding sequence ATGAAGAAAATACTAATTCTAATTGTAAGCTTTTTAGTAAGCTTAACTATTTATGCCCAATCCGACGTAAGGGGCAAGCTAATAAATACCTCCGAAAACCAGCCGATTGAATACGCTTCAGTGGCAATTTACACTGCTGCCGATAGTGCACTAATAGGCGGTGCGGTTACCGATCTGGACGGAGCGTTTGAAATCAAGAAAGTAAAGCCAGGAAACTATTATATAAAAGCTTCATTCCTTGGCTATGATACCAAGGTTGTTGGTGATGTAATAGTTGAAAGGAATAAAGACCTCGACTTGGGTGCAGTAAGCCTTTCGGCCAACCAAAAGATGTTGGATGAAATAGAGGTGACCGGTGAGCGAATGACCGCTGTCCACAAAATTGACCGCCAAGTGTACGAAGCGGAGAAGTTCCAATCGGCTACGGGCGGAACAGCTACCGATGTGATCCGAAATATGCCTTCGGTTTCGGTAAATGCCAATGGCGATATCAGTGTGCGTGGGTCAACCGGTTTTGTTGTTCTTATCAATGGAAAACCTGTGCAAACGGAGCCTTCGGTTATTTTGAACCAGTTACCTGCCAATGCGGTGCAAAATGTGGAAATCATTACTGCTCCTTCGGCAAAATATGACCCTGAGGGGAAAGCTGGTATCATCAACATCATCACCAAAAAAGGGGCTACCGATGGGCTTTTTGTACAAGTGAGTGGAAAGCTAGGCTTGCCCAGTGTGGAGGATTACGATAATTCCGAATCTGCTAAACGTTATGGCGGAGATATTACCTTGAACTATCGCAAAGATAAGTGGGATATTTCAGCAGGATTAGCCTATTTGCGCAACGATATTTCGGGTAGGAGAGAAGGCGATGTGTACACTATAAAAGGCGATACGATGACTCGCTTTCCTTCCGACGGTGAGCGCAGTTTCGATGAGGTAAATTACTCAGGTAGGTTTTCAGTAGGCTATACACCAAATGAAAACAACACGTTTGACCTTGGTTTTTACGCTGGAAAACGCTCCAAAGACCGTAGGGCCGATATCTTATATTATGACAACCATGCGGAATTAATTTCTTCAGGCGAAAGGCTGTATACCTACCAGTATTACAACGAGAACTTGAGGATAAGAAGAGGTGATTTTGTGTTGGGAAGTTTTGATTATGGTCATACGTTTGAAAACAAATCGAAACTGAAAGCTTCCTTTTTGTATGAATATACCATGCTCGGTGGCCCTACTACCAACCTCAACCTTGGCTGGCTCGATACCGATGAAGTGATGCAAGATGAGTACAACACCAATGATAATCCGCTGAACGGAATGCGTTTGCAGCTGGATTATACCACGAAAGAGTATGCCATAGGTACGTTCGATTTGGGCTACCAATACCGCTCGCTCGACCATACGGGTGACTTTGTTTATCAGCGGAAAAATTTGGAAACTGGCGAATATGAATTGATTCCAGAGTTTTCTAGCCAAGTAGATTTGAAAAGGGATATCCATTCGGCATATGCCATCCTTTCGGGCGAAAAAGGGAAAGTGAGCTACGATATTGGTTTGAGAATGGAAGTAATGGACAGGGTGTTCGATTTGCAAGACAGGGCTGGAACAATTGATACCACTTACAACTATGATTTTGTGCAATTTTACCCCTCGGCAAACTTGCTTTATAATGTAAACGATGAACTTGACCTGAAAGCTGGCTACAGCAGAAGGGTGCAACGAACCACCACTTTCAAAATGAATCCATTCCCCGAAAGAGAGCACTCGGAAACCTTAGAACAAGGTGATCCGACGCTTTTGCCAGAGTTTATCGACTTGGTTGAGTTGGGGCTTGTAAAAGGTTTTGGGGAAGATAATTCTGTTTTTGTAACGGGTTATTTCCGAAATGTGCAGAACTTGGTGAACCGTGTGAATACGGTGTATAACGATACAATTTTGAACCGAATTTATTCCAACGTAGGTACTGGAAAATCTTACGGGGTAGAGTTTGGTACAGAGATAAAGCCAACCGAATGGTGGAATGTATATTTCGGCGCAAATTACTACAACCTTAGCATTGAAGGGGAGTTTGATAATCGCCCTATCAGCACCTCTAGCTGGGTATATAACATCAATGCCAACACGGGAATCGATTTTAGCGAAACGTTCGATATGCAGTTTAGTGTAAACTATATTTCAGACAGGGTAACTGCTCAAGGTGAAGACTCAAAATTCTTATCGCCTAACCTTACGCTGCGGAAAACCTTCTTGGACGATAGGCTCACCGCCACTTTCCAATGGCTCAATATGGACATGGGCTTGCTCAAGTCCAACGAACAGCGAATTACCACCAGCGTAGATAACCAATTCTACACCACTACTAATTATGTGTACGAAGTGGATGTGCTGATGCTGAACTTGACTTATACCATCAATAAGACGAAGAACAAGGCAAAGTTCATCAAAAGTGAGTTTGGTGCTAGTGAGTTTTAG
- a CDS encoding helix-turn-helix domain-containing protein, producing MAHYAELLHTTPQNLNTICRKESNKSATDILSSFIISEAKRLLLYTGMSVTEIAYSLNFKDNSHFTKYFKRNTGVTPNSFRLAS from the coding sequence GTGGCACATTATGCGGAGCTACTCCATACCACACCCCAAAACTTAAATACCATTTGCCGGAAAGAAAGTAATAAATCTGCCACTGATATACTTTCGAGTTTTATCATTTCCGAGGCAAAAAGACTTTTGCTTTATACAGGCATGTCTGTTACCGAAATCGCTTACTCTCTAAATTTCAAAGACAATTCCCACTTTACCAAGTATTTCAAACGAAATACAGGTGTTACACCAAACTCCTTCCGGTTAGCTTCTTAA